The following is a genomic window from Verrucomicrobiota bacterium.
CGACGGCATTGATCGTGCGGGTGTCCATGCGGTTGATGTCATGATACTGGTAACCGATGGCAAAGAAAGGATTTTGATCGTTATTCCGCACACTCTTCATATCCACCGGGCGCAGCCGTCCGCCCGAATATAGCAATTTGCGCAGGTTGGCCGCGGAGAGAGAGAGAGAGCCCCCTAGTCGAGGCTGATAAATGTATTAATAAAATCAATGGCCTGGGAAGTGTGGGCTGTCTTATCGGGGGGTTGATTCCGCCTCGACTGGCTGGCGATCCTTTCGATTTCCAGCATAGCGAGGGCTTCACGGGCTTTCTGGTTATTTAACAGGAGGTCTTCATTGTTTTTTTCGACTTTTGGGAATTGCTCGAATTCCTGCTGGTCGAACCATACCAGATAACATGAAAGGCAAATATCCACATGCACAGGATGAGGGGTATCTTCCAGCGCGACGATTTCATCCATGAGCTTTACGCAGGTCGGGCAGGGGCGGGACTGGTGGGCATCGGATTGGCGGGCTTTGACCCAGAGGGCAGTTACGATTTTCTCTGGCACCATTTTTTTCAGGGGGCCGGTTCCAATGGCTACCCCGCGGCATGGTTTACAGAGATAGACAAAACCGTATTGGTTTTTTGTCTGGCTGAGAGATCCTTTACAATTCGGGCAATGATAGTCTTGCATATCCCACCTCTTTTTTCTCGCGTGTTGACCACAAGCTGCTAGTAAATGTAGGTCTATTCAAATACAGAACCTTGAGGAAATCCATGAAAAAAGCGAAAAAGAAGAATTACACCCGCCCGCACTCATCCGTGATGGTGGATGGCCCTTCCCGGGCCGGAAGCCGCGCCATGCTCCGTGCTGTGGGATTTAATGACAATGATTTTAACAAGCCCCAAATCGGGATCGCCTCCACCTGGAGTATGGTCACCCCGTGTAATATGCACATCGACGAGCTCGCCCGTGAAGCCTGTGCTGGCACCGATAAGGCCGGGGGTAAAGGCGTGATATTTAATACGATCACTGTCTCCGACGGGATATCAATGGGCACCGAAGGCATGAAATACTCCCTCGTGTCACGCGAGGTCATCGCCGACTCGATCGAGGCTGTCGTGGGTTGTGAAGGATTCGACGGATTTGTCGCCATCGGCGGGTGTGACAAGAATATGCCCGGGGCCATGATCGCCATTGCTCGGCTCAACCGCCCGGCGGTCTTTGTGTACGGCGGGACCATCCTGCCAGGATGCCTCAAGAGCACGGGTAAACCTATCGACATCGTCAGTGTCTATGAGGGAATCGGCGCCCATGCTAATAAGAAAATCACCAGTAAACAACTCTTAGAAATCGAAAAATGCGCCATCCCGGGTGCTGGTTCCTGCGGGGGTATGTACACGGCAAATACCATGGCATCCGCCATTGAAGCCATGGGCATGAGCCTGCCAAATAGCTCGGCTCAAAATGCCATCTCCAAACATAAAATCCTCGATAGCCGCCAAGCCGGGGCTGCCGTGGTAAATATGCTCAAGCTCGGCATCCGTCCCCATGACATCATGACCAAGGAAGCCTTCGAGAACTCGATCACCACGGCCATGGCCCTCGGGGGATCGACTAACCTCGTCCTGCACATCCTGGCTATCGCCCATGCCCGCGGGCTTAAACTCAGTCTCGATGACTTCACCCGCATCGGCAAAAAAGTCCCTTGCCTCGGTGATCTCAAACCTTTCGGGCGTTTTTTCATGAGTGACCTGATCAAAATCGGCGGCATGTTACCATTGATGAAACTCTTGCTGGAGGAAGGCCTTCTCCACGGTGATTGCATGACCGTGACGGGCAAGACCCTGAAAGAAAATCTCAAGTCAGTGAAACATTATCCTAAATCCCAGCAGATCATCCGCCCCCTGAGTAACCCGATCAAAAAAGAGAGCCATCTGGTCGTACTGAAAGGTAACCTGGCACCGGGTGGGGCGATCGCAAAGATCACGGGCAAGGAAGGCCTGAAATTTTCCGGTACAGCCCATGTTTTTGATTCGGAAGAAGCGGCGATTATCAAAATCCAGGACGGGACAATTAAAAAAGGTCATGTCATCGTGATTCGTTATGAAGGGCCAAAGGGCGGACCGGGCATGCGCGAAATGCTCTCCCCGACAGCCGCTGTCATGGGACGCGGACTCGGCCATCATGTCGCCTTGGTCACCGACGGGCGCTTTAGCGGAGGTAGCCATGGATTTGTCGTCGGACATATCACTCCGGAGGCCGCTGTCGGCGGACCGATCGCCTTAGTCCAAAATGGTGACCAAGTGACGATTGATGCCGCTAACCGAGTGCTCACCCTCCATATTCCTGCTGTTGAACTCAAAAAACGCCGGGCAAAATGGAAACCAAAAGCTCCCCGTTATACAAAAGGTCTCCTCGCAAAGTTTGCAGCCACATGTGCCTCCGCTTCCGAAGGAGCCGTTACGGATAAAAATCTGAATCTTAATTTCGGTTCATGAAAAGGTTGTGGGTCAGCGGTTGGGCGATTCCAGAAGAATGGTTTGCCCGACAGCTGCGCACGCACCTCCCTCAGGATGAACACCACATCATCCTGCCCACGGCCTCATGGTTTGAAGGGTTCAAAGCACAGGCCACCTCAGCGGATGTGATCGCAGGATATTCCTTCGGGGCATTCCTCCTTTTGCAGCAGGATCATGACCTGAAAAAGCTTGGAATACACGTCGAACTCTATGCCCCTTTCTTAGACTTTAAGGCCGAATCTAACCGGGGTTCGAATATCACACTCACCCAGCTCAAATTTTTAAAACGCTGGTTAAGCCGCAAACCTCTGGATGCGATTAATGACTTCTATAAAAAATCTGGACTCCAAATAACCTCTCCCATTGAAGTGCCCTACCCACTGGAGGATCTCGCGTGGGGTCTCG
Proteins encoded in this region:
- the ilvD gene encoding dihydroxy-acid dehydratase, with translation MKKAKKKNYTRPHSSVMVDGPSRAGSRAMLRAVGFNDNDFNKPQIGIASTWSMVTPCNMHIDELAREACAGTDKAGGKGVIFNTITVSDGISMGTEGMKYSLVSREVIADSIEAVVGCEGFDGFVAIGGCDKNMPGAMIAIARLNRPAVFVYGGTILPGCLKSTGKPIDIVSVYEGIGAHANKKITSKQLLEIEKCAIPGAGSCGGMYTANTMASAIEAMGMSLPNSSAQNAISKHKILDSRQAGAAVVNMLKLGIRPHDIMTKEAFENSITTAMALGGSTNLVLHILAIAHARGLKLSLDDFTRIGKKVPCLGDLKPFGRFFMSDLIKIGGMLPLMKLLLEEGLLHGDCMTVTGKTLKENLKSVKHYPKSQQIIRPLSNPIKKESHLVVLKGNLAPGGAIAKITGKEGLKFSGTAHVFDSEEAAIIKIQDGTIKKGHVIVIRYEGPKGGPGMREMLSPTAAVMGRGLGHHVALVTDGRFSGGSHGFVVGHITPEAAVGGPIALVQNGDQVTIDAANRVLTLHIPAVELKKRRAKWKPKAPRYTKGLLAKFAATCASASEGAVTDKNLNLNFGS